A genome region from Hydrogenoanaerobacterium saccharovorans includes the following:
- the uvrB gene encoding excinuclease ABC subunit UvrB has protein sequence MPDKFELVSPYKPTGDQPQAIKKLVEGINAGAHEQSLLGVTGSGKTFTMANVIAQVNKPTLILAHNKTLAAQLCSEFKEFFPNNAVEYFVSYYDYYQPEAYIAGTDTYIEKDSAINDEIERLRHSATAALGERRDVIVVSSVSCIYSLGDPIDYKNMVISLRLGQTKDRDELISKLVEIQYERNDINFIRNKFRVRGDVVEIFPTYSGDTAVRVEFFGDEIERISEINTLTGEVKTNVKSAVIYPASHYIIPRERMEKSIHELQTECDERVRYFTGKGKFIEAQRIAERTNYDIEMLNEIGFCKGIENYSRVLSGRAAGSMPTTLIDYFPNDFLLFVDESHVTLPQVRGMHGGDYARKKNLVDYGFRLPSAFDNRPLNFDEFYGKINQAVYVSATPGPFEKEHCVQTVEQIIRPTGLVDPEIIVKPVEGQIDDLLSEINMRIAKKERVLVTTLTKKMAEDLTTYFEGMGIKIRYMHHDIDTIERMEIIRDLRLGEFDVLVGINLLREGLDIPEVSLVAILDADKEGFLRSETSLIQTIGRAARNAEGMVIMYADSVTNSMERAITETERRRKLQIQHNKDHGITPQTIVKDVRDILEISSRDSTNNKTKSTKRLSFKEREALIAKLTAEMKNAAKILEFEHAAYLRDKIKKLKEQQKI, from the coding sequence TTGCCTGATAAATTTGAGTTGGTCTCGCCATATAAACCAACAGGTGACCAGCCTCAAGCAATTAAAAAATTGGTAGAAGGGATTAATGCAGGGGCACATGAACAATCGCTTTTGGGTGTTACAGGTTCAGGCAAAACATTTACCATGGCAAATGTAATTGCGCAGGTAAATAAACCTACCTTAATTCTTGCACACAACAAAACATTGGCAGCACAGTTATGCAGTGAGTTTAAAGAATTTTTCCCCAATAATGCTGTAGAATATTTTGTCAGTTATTACGATTATTATCAGCCTGAAGCTTATATTGCAGGCACCGATACTTATATCGAAAAAGACAGTGCAATCAACGATGAGATTGAGCGCCTGCGTCACTCTGCTACTGCCGCTTTAGGAGAGCGGCGAGATGTTATCGTAGTGTCAAGCGTATCGTGTATTTATAGTTTGGGTGACCCTATTGATTATAAAAATATGGTTATTTCTTTGCGTTTGGGGCAGACAAAAGATCGTGACGAATTAATCTCAAAACTTGTTGAAATTCAATATGAGCGCAACGATATTAATTTTATTCGTAACAAGTTTCGTGTTCGCGGTGATGTTGTCGAGATATTCCCAACTTACTCCGGCGATACTGCGGTTCGCGTAGAGTTCTTTGGGGATGAAATTGAACGAATAAGTGAAATAAATACGCTTACAGGCGAAGTGAAAACAAATGTGAAAAGTGCAGTCATTTATCCTGCCAGTCACTATATTATTCCGCGTGAACGTATGGAAAAATCGATTCACGAATTACAAACTGAATGCGATGAGCGAGTTCGTTACTTTACCGGAAAAGGTAAATTTATTGAAGCACAACGCATTGCAGAGCGCACAAACTATGATATAGAAATGTTAAACGAAATTGGTTTCTGTAAAGGGATAGAAAACTATTCGCGCGTACTTTCTGGTAGAGCTGCGGGTAGTATGCCCACTACATTAATTGATTACTTCCCCAATGATTTTCTTCTTTTTGTAGATGAGTCGCATGTTACGCTGCCTCAAGTACGTGGTATGCATGGCGGCGATTATGCACGTAAAAAGAACCTTGTTGACTATGGTTTCCGTTTGCCGTCTGCTTTTGATAATCGGCCTCTTAATTTTGATGAATTTTATGGAAAGATTAATCAGGCTGTTTATGTTAGTGCTACTCCAGGACCGTTCGAGAAAGAGCATTGTGTGCAAACGGTAGAACAAATCATTCGGCCAACCGGTTTGGTTGACCCCGAAATTATAGTCAAGCCTGTCGAAGGGCAGATTGATGATCTTCTATCTGAAATTAATATGCGTATTGCAAAAAAAGAACGTGTGTTGGTAACCACACTTACTAAAAAAATGGCAGAGGACTTAACCACCTACTTTGAAGGAATGGGTATTAAAATTAGATATATGCACCATGATATTGATACCATTGAACGTATGGAAATTATCAGAGACCTTAGGCTTGGCGAGTTTGATGTACTGGTGGGTATTAATCTGCTAAGAGAAGGCCTTGATATACCTGAGGTTTCATTGGTTGCAATCTTAGATGCAGATAAAGAAGGATTTTTACGTTCTGAAACCTCTTTAATACAAACAATCGGGCGTGCTGCACGTAACGCCGAAGGCATGGTTATCATGTATGCCGATTCCGTTACAAACTCAATGGAACGGGCGATTACAGAGACGGAACGTCGACGTAAGCTTCAAATACAGCATAATAAGGATCATGGGATTACCCCCCAGACAATTGTTAAAGATGTACGTGACATTCTTGAAATTTCTTCAAGGGATTCTACAAACAATAAAACGAAATCAACGAAGAGGTTAAGTTTTAAAGAACGAGAGGCATTGATTGCAAAATTAACTGCAGAAATGAAAAATGCTGCTAAAATATTGGAATTCGAGCATGCAGCTTACCTGCGTGATAAGATTAAAAAGCTAAAAGAGCAGCAAAAAATATAG
- a CDS encoding cupin domain-containing protein, producing MNVSEQLIREIVEKVLLEAQGQPPFEKHVDKSGVLVVKTDTVKTEPFEQKGVSLKDIVTLEEAPRMGAGIMELDHTSFDWTLSYDEFDYVIEGNLEIEINGNVISGKKGDILYIPKGSHIHFQTPDYARFAYFVYPADWQSQK from the coding sequence ATGAACGTAAGTGAACAATTAATTCGTGAAATTGTCGAGAAAGTTCTGCTTGAAGCTCAAGGTCAGCCTCCCTTTGAAAAACACGTAGATAAAAGCGGAGTGCTGGTAGTAAAAACAGATACCGTTAAAACGGAGCCATTTGAGCAAAAGGGTGTCTCGTTAAAAGACATTGTCACCCTCGAAGAGGCTCCGCGCATGGGTGCCGGTATTATGGAGCTTGATCATACCTCTTTTGACTGGACTTTAAGCTATGATGAGTTTGATTATGTGATTGAAGGCAACTTGGAAATTGAAATTAACGGCAATGTCATATCTGGCAAAAAAGGAGATATCCTCTATATTCCTAAAGGAAGCCATATCCATTTTCAAACACCCGATTATGCACGTTTTGCTTATTTTGTTTATCCTGCTGATTGGCAATCTCAAAAATAA